Proteins found in one Rhodobacter capsulatus SB 1003 genomic segment:
- a CDS encoding putative bifunctional diguanylate cyclase/phosphodiesterase, with translation MDYSWPTRGAPEDGVVAIDAQGRIDYLNAAAAALFGYVPEALLGQLLEVLIPEPQAAVHARLRRAFAAGKAPLAIGRMRAVRGRRRDGSEIALHVMLKRDADTGRVFAFVHPLERPSRGGGGGRETGEDPLTGLPDRRALRRDLDAMLTGADPTQPQVCLLFAEIDPFAGNRAAVDPAHHDALMRACADRLERLETEAMQLYRSGEDGFVFLMVQETGAAMPGPQLARVMAALRAPFEIGGQPLHLEFGIGHACAPEHGAHAGELIANAALALAASKAAFNRPTGYDESLRSRVEHRHRLLRDLRAAVERREFELFYQPQVDLISGEIVALEALLRWHHPEWGLLLPGAFMEVLSASELSLAVGDWVLREACTQVAIWNRHRKTPLTVAVNVFPRQFDRDILPAAITRALAESGLPPRLLDIEITENIVIDPATHSTEVFEALTATGVALVLDDFGTGYASLTCLARHPVHKLKIDKSFVAGLDTGPGYRAILKSLQALAGTLGLGTVVEGVETAETAALMRDFGFAVGQGFFWNRPMAREDCARALGIVGQVVEAWA, from the coding sequence ATGGACTATTCCTGGCCCACCCGCGGGGCGCCGGAAGATGGCGTCGTCGCAATCGATGCGCAGGGTCGCATCGATTATCTGAACGCTGCGGCCGCGGCGCTCTTCGGCTATGTCCCGGAGGCGCTGCTGGGCCAGCTTCTGGAAGTTCTGATCCCTGAACCGCAGGCCGCTGTCCATGCGCGATTGCGTCGCGCCTTCGCCGCGGGCAAGGCGCCGCTGGCGATCGGGCGGATGCGCGCGGTGCGGGGGCGGCGCCGCGACGGCAGCGAGATCGCCCTGCATGTCATGCTGAAACGCGACGCCGATACCGGACGGGTCTTCGCCTTCGTGCATCCGCTTGAACGGCCAAGCCGCGGCGGGGGCGGGGGCCGCGAGACGGGCGAGGATCCGCTGACCGGGCTGCCGGACCGCCGCGCGCTGCGCCGCGATCTGGATGCGATGCTGACCGGTGCCGATCCGACGCAGCCGCAGGTCTGCCTGCTGTTTGCCGAGATCGACCCTTTCGCGGGCAACCGCGCCGCCGTCGATCCCGCCCATCACGACGCGCTGATGCGGGCCTGCGCCGACCGGCTTGAACGGCTCGAAACCGAGGCGATGCAGCTTTATCGCTCGGGCGAGGATGGGTTCGTGTTCCTGATGGTGCAGGAGACGGGGGCGGCGATGCCCGGGCCGCAGCTGGCGCGGGTGATGGCGGCGCTGCGGGCCCCGTTCGAGATCGGCGGCCAGCCCCTGCATCTGGAATTCGGCATCGGCCATGCCTGCGCGCCCGAACATGGCGCCCATGCGGGCGAGCTGATCGCCAATGCGGCGCTGGCGCTGGCGGCGTCAAAGGCGGCGTTCAACCGTCCCACCGGCTATGACGAAAGCCTGCGCAGCCGGGTCGAGCATCGGCACCGGCTGTTGCGCGATCTGCGCGCCGCGGTCGAACGGCGCGAATTCGAGCTGTTCTACCAGCCGCAGGTCGATCTGATCAGCGGCGAGATCGTGGCGCTGGAGGCGCTGTTGCGCTGGCATCACCCGGAATGGGGGCTGCTTCTGCCGGGCGCCTTCATGGAGGTGCTCAGCGCGTCGGAGCTGTCGCTGGCGGTGGGGGACTGGGTCCTGCGCGAGGCCTGCACCCAGGTCGCGATCTGGAACCGGCACCGCAAGACGCCGCTGACGGTGGCGGTGAACGTCTTCCCGCGCCAGTTCGACCGCGACATCCTGCCCGCGGCGATCACCCGGGCCCTGGCCGAAAGCGGCCTGCCGCCGCGGCTGCTCGACATCGAGATCACCGAGAATATCGTGATCGACCCCGCCACCCACAGCACCGAAGTCTTCGAGGCGCTGACCGCGACCGGGGTGGCGCTGGTGCTGGACGATTTCGGCACCGGCTATGCCTCGCTCACCTGTCTGGCCCGGCATCCGGTGCACAAACTCAAGATCGACAAAAGCTTCGTCGCCGGGCTCGACACCGGCCCCGGCTACCGGGCGATCCTGAAATCGCTGCAGGCTCTCGCCGGGACGCTGGGGCTGGGCACCGTGGTCGAGGGGGTGGAGACCGCGGAAACCGCGGCGCTGATGCGCGATTTCGGCTTCGCGGTCGGGCAGGGCTTTTTCTGGAACCGGCCGATGGCGCGCGAAGACTGCGCCCGCGCGCTGGGAATTGTCGGGCAGGTGGTGGAGGCCTGGGCGTGA
- a CDS encoding class I SAM-dependent methyltransferase encodes MHTEAIARSYKRWAPIYDKTFGKITHAGRHHAVREVNATGGAVLEVGIGTGLALDLYEPSKVAVTGIDLSPDMLAKAQARAEAQGLRNVAGLHIMDARELAFDDESFDHVVALHIMSVVPEPRRVMAEMARVCRVGGTVLITNHFAREKGGWGVAAKLAAPMADALGWHSDFARAEVMSEPRLKLVEETRLPPFGLMTFLRFRRVA; translated from the coding sequence ATGCATACGGAAGCGATTGCCCGCAGCTACAAGCGCTGGGCGCCGATCTACGACAAGACTTTCGGCAAGATCACCCATGCCGGGCGCCATCATGCCGTGCGCGAGGTGAACGCGACCGGCGGCGCGGTGCTGGAGGTGGGGATCGGCACCGGCCTTGCGCTGGATCTTTATGAACCCTCGAAGGTGGCGGTGACCGGCATCGACCTGTCGCCCGACATGCTGGCCAAGGCGCAGGCCCGGGCCGAGGCGCAGGGGCTGCGCAATGTCGCCGGGCTGCATATCATGGATGCGCGCGAGCTGGCCTTTGACGACGAAAGCTTCGATCACGTCGTCGCGCTGCACATCATGTCGGTGGTGCCCGAGCCGCGCCGGGTGATGGCGGAAATGGCGCGGGTCTGCCGCGTCGGCGGCACGGTGCTGATCACCAACCATTTCGCCCGCGAAAAGGGCGGCTGGGGCGTCGCCGCGAAACTGGCCGCGCCGATGGCCGATGCGCTCGGCTGGCATTCCGATTTCGCCCGCGCCGAGGTGATGTCCGAGCCGCGGCTGAAACTGGTCGAGGAAACCCGCCTGCCGCCCTTCGGCCTGATGACCTTCCTGCGCTTCCGCCGCGTCGCGTAA
- the mopA gene encoding molybdenum-pterin-binding protein MopA, translating to MNEQPLIAALSLQRAGAPRVGGDRIRLLEAIARHGTIAGAAREVGLSYKTAWDAVGTLNNLFEQPLVEAAPGGRTGGNARVTEAGQALIAGFGLLEGALTKALGVLEGGVSAPEKALNTLWSLTMRTSNRNTLRCTVTRVTLGAVNAEVELALTDGHSLTAVITERSATEMGLAPGVEVFALIKASFVMLAAGGDPGRISACNRLTGIVAARTDGPVNTEIILDLGNCKSITAVITHTSADALGLAPGVPATALFKASHVILAMP from the coding sequence ATGAACGAACAGCCCCTCATCGCCGCCCTGAGCCTGCAACGCGCGGGGGCGCCGCGGGTGGGCGGCGACCGGATCCGGCTGCTGGAAGCGATCGCCCGTCACGGCACCATCGCCGGTGCCGCGCGCGAAGTGGGCCTGTCCTACAAGACCGCCTGGGATGCGGTCGGCACGCTGAACAACCTGTTCGAACAGCCGCTGGTCGAGGCCGCGCCCGGGGGCCGCACCGGCGGCAATGCCCGCGTGACCGAGGCGGGGCAGGCGCTGATTGCCGGGTTCGGTCTGCTGGAAGGCGCGCTGACCAAGGCGCTGGGCGTGCTCGAAGGCGGCGTCAGCGCGCCGGAAAAAGCCCTCAACACCTTGTGGAGTCTGACGATGCGCACTTCGAACCGCAACACCCTGCGCTGCACCGTCACCCGCGTCACCCTTGGCGCGGTCAATGCCGAGGTGGAACTGGCGCTGACCGATGGCCACAGCCTGACCGCGGTGATCACCGAACGCTCGGCCACCGAAATGGGCCTGGCCCCGGGGGTCGAGGTCTTCGCGCTGATCAAGGCCAGTTTCGTGATGCTGGCCGCGGGCGGCGATCCGGGCCGGATTTCCGCCTGCAACCGGCTGACCGGCATCGTCGCCGCCCGCACCGACGGCCCGGTGAACACCGAGATCATCCTGGATCTGGGCAATTGCAAATCGATCACCGCCGTCATCACCCATACCAGCGCCGATGCGCTGGGCCTCGCCCCCGGCGTGCCCGCCACCGCGCTGTTCAAGGCCAGCCATGTCATCCTGGCGATGCCCTGA
- the modA gene encoding molybdate ABC transporter substrate-binding protein, whose amino-acid sequence MTQFPQTLRAGATALALVMGLALPAAAGEVIAAVAANFTEPAKEIGALFTEKTGHTVTYAFGPSGQFYTQITQGAPFEVFLSADASRPKKAVEEGYAVPGSDFTYAVGKLVLWSADPARVDDKGAVLKTDLEHVAIADPKSAPYGAAAIEVMQKLGVYETLEPKLVTGKSISQAYEFAATGNAPVGFVAYSQVIGKEGGSSWMVPQDLYKPIKQDAVLLKTGAEDAAAKAYLDFLKTPEALEIIRKYGYVTE is encoded by the coding sequence ATGACCCAGTTCCCGCAGACCCTGCGCGCAGGTGCGACCGCGCTTGCCCTCGTGATGGGGCTTGCCCTGCCCGCCGCCGCGGGCGAGGTGATCGCCGCCGTCGCCGCGAACTTCACCGAACCGGCCAAGGAAATCGGCGCCCTTTTCACCGAAAAGACCGGCCATACCGTCACCTATGCCTTTGGCCCCTCGGGGCAGTTCTACACCCAGATCACCCAGGGGGCGCCGTTCGAGGTCTTTCTTTCGGCCGATGCGTCGCGCCCGAAAAAGGCGGTCGAAGAGGGATACGCCGTCCCGGGCAGCGATTTCACCTATGCGGTGGGCAAGCTGGTGCTGTGGTCGGCCGATCCGGCCCGGGTCGATGACAAGGGCGCGGTGCTGAAAACCGATCTCGAACATGTGGCGATCGCCGATCCGAAATCCGCCCCCTATGGCGCCGCCGCGATCGAGGTGATGCAGAAGCTTGGCGTCTACGAGACGCTGGAACCGAAGCTGGTCACCGGCAAAAGCATCAGCCAGGCTTACGAATTCGCCGCGACGGGCAATGCGCCGGTGGGTTTCGTCGCCTATTCGCAGGTGATCGGCAAGGAGGGCGGGTCCAGCTGGATGGTGCCGCAAGATCTCTACAAACCGATCAAGCAAGACGCGGTGCTGCTGAAGACCGGCGCCGAGGATGCGGCGGCGAAAGCCTATCTTGATTTCCTGAAGACGCCGGAGGCCTTGGAAATCATCAGGAAATACGGTTACGTCACCGAATAA
- the modB gene encoding molybdate ABC transporter permease subunit — protein sequence MTEGILFDAAMLTTLALTLKLATVTTVLLLALGTPLAWWLSRGGGLWKEIVATLVSLPIVLPPTVLGFYLLIAMGPNSPLTDLLGFKLSFTFAGLVVGSVIYSLPFVVNPIRNAFVAMGPRPMEVAATLRASPLDAFFTVALPQAAPGLITGAILGFAHTVGEFGVVLMIGGGIPGRTKVLSVTIFDYVETLEWDKAHVLAGGMLAMSFVVILAMMLIERRYGTGARR from the coding sequence ATGACGGAGGGGATTCTGTTCGACGCGGCGATGCTGACGACACTGGCGCTGACGCTGAAACTGGCGACGGTGACGACAGTGCTGCTGCTGGCTCTGGGAACCCCCCTTGCCTGGTGGCTTTCGCGCGGCGGCGGTCTTTGGAAAGAGATCGTCGCCACGCTTGTCTCCCTGCCGATCGTGCTGCCGCCGACGGTTCTGGGCTTTTATCTGCTGATCGCGATGGGGCCGAATTCGCCCTTGACCGATCTTCTGGGCTTCAAGCTGTCCTTCACCTTCGCGGGGCTGGTCGTCGGCTCGGTCATCTATTCGCTGCCCTTTGTCGTCAACCCGATCCGCAACGCCTTTGTGGCGATGGGGCCGCGCCCGATGGAGGTGGCGGCGACCTTGCGGGCCTCGCCGCTCGATGCGTTCTTCACCGTCGCGCTGCCGCAGGCGGCGCCGGGGCTGATCACCGGGGCGATCCTGGGCTTTGCCCATACGGTCGGCGAATTCGGCGTCGTCTTGATGATCGGCGGCGGCATTCCGGGGCGGACCAAGGTTCTGTCGGTCACCATCTTCGACTATGTCGAGACGCTGGAATGGGACAAGGCGCATGTGCTGGCGGGGGGCATGCTGGCGATGTCCTTCGTGGTGATCCTCGCCATGATGCTGATCGAGCGCCGCTACGGCACCGGGGCGCGGCGATGA
- the modC gene encoding molybdenum ABC transporter ATP-binding protein, giving the protein MISARFSGRQGDFTLDAAFDVPGQGVTALFGPSGCGKTTVLRCMAGLTRLPGGHLVVNGVTWQEGRQITPPHRRAVGYVFQEASLFTHLSVRENLVYGLRRARGPLRISEAEVTQLLGIDPLLRRPTATLSGGERQRVAIGRALLSQPELLLMDEPLSALDRISRDEILPYLERLHASLQMPVILVSHDLSEVERLADTLVLMEAGRVRAAGPIAAMQADPNLPLIHRPDLAAVIEGVVIALDPAYGLSTLQVPGGRIVVPGNLGPIGARRRLRVPATDVSLGRHAPTDTTILNALPAVILGAEAAEGYQITVRLALGASGEGASLLARVSRKSFDLLGFQPGEQVVARLKAMALSAPAQTGG; this is encoded by the coding sequence ATGATCTCGGCGCGGTTCTCTGGCCGTCAGGGCGATTTCACCCTTGATGCGGCCTTTGACGTGCCGGGGCAGGGGGTGACGGCGCTTTTCGGTCCCTCGGGCTGCGGCAAGACGACGGTGCTGCGCTGCATGGCCGGGCTGACGCGGCTGCCGGGCGGGCATCTGGTGGTGAATGGCGTGACCTGGCAGGAGGGGCGGCAGATCACCCCGCCGCATCGCCGCGCGGTGGGCTATGTGTTTCAGGAAGCAAGCCTTTTCACCCATCTTTCGGTGCGCGAAAACCTGGTCTACGGGTTGAGACGTGCCCGCGGTCCGCTGCGGATTTCCGAAGCCGAGGTGACCCAGCTTCTGGGCATCGACCCGCTGCTGCGCCGCCCCACCGCGACGCTCTCCGGGGGGGAACGGCAGCGCGTCGCCATCGGCCGGGCGCTGCTGTCGCAGCCGGAACTGCTCTTGATGGACGAGCCGCTTTCCGCGCTGGACCGGATCTCGCGTGACGAGATCCTGCCCTATCTCGAACGGCTGCATGCGAGTTTGCAGATGCCGGTGATCCTTGTCAGCCACGATCTGTCCGAGGTCGAGCGCCTGGCCGATACGCTGGTCTTGATGGAGGCGGGCCGGGTCCGCGCCGCCGGGCCGATCGCCGCGATGCAGGCCGACCCGAACCTGCCGCTCATCCACCGCCCCGATCTGGCGGCGGTGATCGAGGGGGTGGTGATCGCCCTTGATCCCGCCTATGGGCTGAGCACGCTGCAGGTGCCGGGCGGGCGGATCGTCGTGCCGGGCAACCTGGGTCCGATCGGCGCGCGGCGGCGGCTGCGCGTGCCTGCGACCGATGTCAGCCTGGGCCGTCATGCCCCCACCGACACCACGATTCTGAACGCCCTGCCCGCGGTGATCCTTGGCGCCGAGGCCGCCGAGGGCTATCAGATCACCGTGCGACTGGCGCTGGGCGCATCGGGCGAGGGCGCGAGCCTTCTCGCCCGCGTTTCGCGCAAGTCCTTTGACTTGCTCGGGTTTCAGCCCGGGGAACAGGTGGTGGCGCGGCTCAAGGCGATGGCGCTGAGCGCGCCTGCGCAAACCGGAGGGTAG
- the modD gene encoding ModD protein has product MFLIDDTALMALIREDVPAGDLTTRSLGLAAEAGELTMRARGAMTVACSEEAVRILQLLGAEAWIATASGRQVEGGEMLLFARGQVEALLAGWKVAQNLIEWASGLASSATAIVAAARAVNPAVTVACTRKSVPGTRALSLRAVTVGGATVHRTGLSDSVLLFAEHRAFGGADALAAQIARLRASCPERKVVVEVADVAEALAAAQAGAEVLQLEKFPPEQVAAVVAGLGPDWRGHVAAAGGITAANAAAYAAAGAQVLVTSAPFTAPPRDVAVWIGPA; this is encoded by the coding sequence ATGTTCCTGATCGACGACACCGCGCTGATGGCGCTCATTCGCGAAGACGTGCCCGCGGGCGATCTGACGACGCGCAGTCTGGGGCTGGCCGCCGAGGCGGGCGAGCTGACGATGCGGGCGCGCGGGGCGATGACCGTCGCCTGTTCCGAAGAAGCCGTGCGGATCTTGCAGCTTCTGGGCGCCGAGGCCTGGATCGCCACCGCCTCGGGGCGGCAGGTCGAGGGCGGCGAGATGCTGCTTTTCGCCCGCGGACAGGTCGAGGCGCTGCTGGCGGGCTGGAAAGTGGCGCAGAATCTGATCGAATGGGCTTCGGGGCTGGCGTCCTCGGCCACGGCGATCGTCGCGGCGGCGCGGGCGGTGAACCCGGCGGTGACGGTGGCCTGCACCCGGAAATCGGTGCCGGGCACCCGGGCGCTGTCCTTGCGGGCGGTGACTGTGGGCGGTGCAACGGTGCACCGGACCGGGCTTTCGGATTCGGTTCTGCTTTTTGCCGAACATCGCGCCTTTGGGGGCGCGGATGCCTTGGCGGCGCAGATCGCCCGGCTGCGCGCCAGCTGCCCCGAGCGCAAGGTGGTGGTGGAAGTGGCCGATGTTGCCGAGGCCTTGGCGGCCGCACAGGCCGGGGCCGAGGTGCTGCAGCTGGAAAAATTCCCGCCCGAGCAGGTGGCGGCGGTCGTGGCCGGGCTGGGCCCCGACTGGCGCGGCCATGTTGCGGCGGCGGGGGGCATCACCGCGGCCAATGCCGCGGCCTATGCGGCGGCGGGGGCGCAGGTTCTGGTGACCTCGGCCCCCTTCACCGCGCCGCCGCGCGATGTCGCCGTCTGGATCGGCCCGGCCTGA
- the nifB gene encoding nitrogenase cofactor biosynthesis protein NifB yields MSDNVVALGTLAIGSKESLSAALAAGGCSATGSATGCGSKEKPEDMDPATWAKVKDHPCYSEEAHHYFARMHVSVAPACNIQCNYCNRKYDCSNESRPGVVSERLTPEEAARKVIAVANEVPQLSVLGIAGPGDSAYDWLKTKETFRLVTAQIPDIKLCLSSNGLALPDHLDELVEMNVDHVTITINMIDPEVGAKIYPWIFYNRKRIYGVEASRILHERQMAALDGLVARGILVKVNSVLIPGINDAHLLEVNREVKRRGAFLHNIMPLISAPEHGTHFGLTGQRGPTAAELLAVQEACAGGANLMKHCRQCRADAVGLLGEDRGQEFTLDLVPEAPVYDPAARETYRDWVGAEREDRRAAAEAAQAATEAACAASSPKLLVAVTTQGGGRINQHFGHATEFQVFEVDATGVRFAFHRRCDNYCVDGGGAEDRLDRVIAALDGIDTVLVAKIGDCPREGLASAGITARDSWAHDYIEPAILALYRERMTQKQAITA; encoded by the coding sequence ATGTCGGACAATGTCGTGGCCCTTGGCACCCTGGCGATCGGCTCGAAGGAGAGCCTCTCGGCCGCGCTGGCCGCGGGCGGCTGTTCCGCGACCGGATCGGCAACCGGCTGCGGTAGCAAGGAAAAACCCGAAGACATGGACCCGGCGACCTGGGCCAAGGTCAAGGATCACCCCTGCTATTCCGAAGAGGCGCATCATTATTTCGCCCGCATGCATGTGTCGGTGGCGCCCGCCTGCAACATCCAGTGCAATTACTGCAACCGCAAATACGATTGTTCGAACGAAAGCCGCCCCGGTGTCGTGTCGGAACGGCTGACGCCCGAGGAGGCCGCGCGCAAGGTGATTGCGGTGGCGAATGAGGTGCCGCAGCTCTCGGTTCTGGGCATCGCCGGGCCGGGCGACAGCGCCTATGACTGGCTGAAGACGAAGGAAACCTTCCGGCTGGTGACGGCGCAGATCCCCGACATCAAGCTGTGCCTGAGCTCGAACGGGCTCGCCCTGCCCGATCACCTCGATGAACTGGTCGAGATGAATGTCGATCACGTGACGATCACCATCAACATGATCGACCCCGAGGTGGGGGCAAAGATCTACCCCTGGATCTTTTACAACCGCAAACGGATCTATGGCGTCGAGGCGAGCCGCATCCTGCATGAACGGCAGATGGCGGCGCTCGATGGTCTCGTCGCGCGCGGCATCCTGGTCAAGGTCAATTCGGTGCTGATCCCCGGGATCAACGACGCGCATCTCCTGGAGGTGAACCGCGAGGTCAAACGCCGCGGCGCGTTTTTGCACAACATCATGCCGCTGATTTCGGCGCCCGAACATGGCACGCATTTCGGCCTGACCGGGCAGCGCGGCCCGACGGCGGCCGAGCTTCTGGCGGTGCAGGAGGCCTGCGCGGGCGGGGCCAATCTGATGAAGCACTGCCGCCAGTGCCGCGCCGATGCGGTGGGGCTTCTGGGCGAGGATCGGGGTCAGGAATTCACCCTGGACCTCGTGCCCGAGGCGCCGGTCTATGATCCCGCCGCGCGCGAAACCTATCGCGACTGGGTGGGCGCCGAGCGCGAAGACCGCCGCGCCGCCGCCGAGGCCGCCCAGGCCGCGACCGAGGCGGCCTGCGCGGCCAGCTCGCCGAAACTTCTGGTCGCGGTGACGACCCAGGGCGGCGGCCGGATCAACCAGCATTTCGGCCATGCGACGGAATTCCAGGTCTTCGAGGTCGATGCCACGGGCGTCCGCTTCGCCTTTCACCGCCGCTGCGACAACTATTGCGTCGACGGCGGCGGCGCGGAAGACCGTCTTGACCGCGTCATCGCGGCGCTTGACGGGATCGACACGGTTCTGGTGGCCAAGATCGGCGACTGCCCGCGCGAGGGCCTGGCAAGCGCCGGCATCACCGCCCGCGACAGCTGGGCCCACGACTACATCGAACCCGCCATCCTTGCGCTTTACCGCGAAAGAATGACCCAGAAACAAGCCATCACCGCGTAA
- the nifA gene encoding nif-specific transcriptional activator NifA, with protein sequence MIDIRDRLVPQPQARHRSARATADRLALDALYEIAKTFAAAPDPVAEVPQIFNVLSSFLDLRHGVLALLAEPGEGAGVNPYVIAATAFQRSPEAPAADVLPDAVARIVFRSGVPFVSFDLAAEFGAEAVPKRLRDAGQTLIAVPLRDPERSHFVLGVLAAYRSHDHNRSGFSDADVRVLTMVASLLEQALRFRRRIARDRERALEDTRRMLQTVTEQRGPAAPVSLDGIVGSSPAIAEVVAQIKRVASTRMPVLLRGESGTGKELFARAVHAQSPRAKGPFIRVNCAALSETLLESELFGHEKGAFTGATALKKGRFELADGGTLFLDEIGEISPAFQSKLLRVLQEGEFERVGGAKTIKVDTRIVAATNRDLEDAVARGQFRADLYFRICVVPIVLPPLRNRKSDIKPLAQLFLDRFNKQNATNVKFAADAFDQICRCQFPGNVRELENCVNRAAALSDGAIVLAEELACRQGACLSAELFRLQDGTSPIGGLAVGRVITPTVRVSAPPPEPAPAPEPAPEAPPREEVPLRTKTAQLSREELLRALESAGWVQAKAARLLGMTPRQIAYALQKFEIELRKI encoded by the coding sequence ATGATCGACATCCGGGACCGGCTCGTCCCCCAACCGCAGGCAAGACATCGCTCGGCGCGGGCCACGGCCGACCGCCTTGCCTTGGATGCGCTTTACGAGATCGCGAAGACCTTTGCGGCGGCGCCGGATCCGGTGGCGGAGGTGCCGCAGATCTTCAACGTGCTGTCGTCTTTCCTCGATCTGCGCCATGGGGTGCTGGCGCTTCTGGCCGAGCCGGGCGAGGGCGCGGGGGTGAACCCCTATGTCATCGCCGCGACGGCCTTTCAGCGCAGCCCCGAGGCCCCCGCCGCGGATGTGCTGCCCGATGCCGTGGCGCGGATCGTCTTTCGCTCCGGCGTGCCTTTCGTCAGCTTTGATCTGGCCGCCGAATTCGGCGCCGAGGCGGTGCCGAAACGGCTGCGCGACGCGGGCCAGACGCTGATCGCCGTGCCGCTGCGCGACCCCGAACGCAGCCATTTCGTCCTCGGCGTCCTGGCCGCCTATCGCAGCCATGACCACAACCGGTCGGGCTTTTCCGATGCCGATGTGCGGGTGCTGACGATGGTCGCCTCGCTCCTCGAACAGGCGCTGCGCTTTCGCCGCCGCATCGCGCGCGACCGCGAACGCGCGCTCGAAGACACCCGCCGCATGCTGCAGACCGTCACCGAACAGCGCGGCCCGGCGGCGCCGGTCAGCCTCGATGGCATCGTCGGCTCCAGCCCCGCCATCGCCGAGGTGGTGGCGCAGATCAAGCGCGTCGCCTCCACCCGGATGCCGGTTTTGCTGCGCGGCGAAAGCGGCACCGGCAAGGAATTGTTCGCCCGCGCCGTGCACGCCCAAAGCCCCCGCGCGAAAGGCCCGTTCATCCGCGTCAACTGCGCCGCGCTTTCGGAAACCCTTCTGGAATCGGAACTTTTCGGCCATGAGAAAGGCGCCTTCACCGGCGCCACCGCGCTGAAAAAGGGCCGGTTCGAACTGGCCGATGGCGGCACGCTGTTTCTGGACGAGATCGGCGAGATCAGCCCGGCCTTTCAGTCGAAACTGCTGCGCGTGCTGCAGGAGGGCGAGTTCGAGCGCGTCGGCGGCGCGAAGACGATCAAGGTCGATACCCGCATCGTCGCCGCGACGAACCGCGACCTGGAAGACGCCGTCGCGCGGGGCCAGTTCCGCGCCGATCTTTATTTCCGCATCTGCGTCGTGCCGATCGTGCTGCCGCCCTTGCGCAACCGCAAGAGCGACATCAAGCCGCTCGCGCAGCTGTTCCTGGACCGGTTCAACAAGCAGAACGCCACCAATGTCAAATTCGCCGCCGATGCCTTTGACCAGATCTGCCGCTGCCAGTTTCCGGGCAATGTGCGCGAGCTGGAAAACTGCGTGAACCGGGCCGCGGCGCTTTCGGATGGGGCGATCGTTCTGGCCGAGGAACTGGCCTGTCGGCAGGGGGCCTGCCTTTCGGCGGAACTGTTCCGGCTGCAGGACGGCACCTCGCCGATCGGCGGGCTGGCGGTGGGGCGGGTGATCACGCCGACGGTCCGGGTGAGCGCGCCGCCGCCCGAACCCGCCCCTGCGCCCGAGCCCGCGCCCGAAGCGCCGCCGCGCGAGGAGGTGCCGCTGCGCACCAAGACCGCGCAGCTGAGCCGCGAAGAGCTGCTGCGGGCGCTCGAAAGCGCGGGTTGGGTGCAGGCGAAGGCGGCGCGGCTTTTGGGCATGACCCCGCGCCAGATCGCCTATGCGCTGCAGAAATTCGAGATCGAGCTGCGCAAGATCTGA